In Amycolatopsis sp. FBCC-B4732, the genomic stretch CTGATGCGCCTACCAGGCTAACCCCCTCGGTGACCGCGATGTGATGGAACCGGCCTGTGTGAGGCGTGGCGCACTAGGGGATCGGTCACTGACTCGATCAAGATGTGCTAAGGGAACCTTAAGCGCTGGACCCGGTACAGGGTTTCGCGGTGTCTTTTTTCCCGGTTCGCCCGGCTGCCGCCGAGCGTTCACCGCGGCGGGTTCCCATGGCGGGATGTGGCTGGTCGAATGTCCGTCGTTCTGGGACCAGGGCCTGGTGAGGCCGCTGGTCACCGAGTCCGGCACGGTCGTGCTCCGGTGCGATTCGTGCCACGCGGTCTGGCCCACGCTGGCCGACTTCGAGGAGATGGAGTGGGTCGAGCCCGACGAGCCGGACTGGCTGGTCGGGGCGGGAGTCCACGTGCGGCCGGGGACGGTCCGGTGGGCGTCGCGGCCGGATGTGGAGGCGGCGGGGCTGGGTTCGCTGAAGTGGCGGGCGCTGCCTTAGCCGGTGGCGTCGACGGCGGCGGCCAGCTCGGATGACAGCTCGTACGGCGGCTCGTGGGGGACGAGCTTCACCGCTTTGTGCAGCTGGTCGGTGGCCAGCAGGCCGGAGATGTCGCGCATCACCGGGGTGACGTCGGTGATGGTGGTGATCCACTCGTCGAGGTAGTGGTCGACCGCTTCGCCGCTCAAGCCGATCTGGATGGCCCGGAAGTTCTGCGCGTTGTGGTGGAGGTCTCGCTCCGGGTCCCACTGGATGCGCACCGGGCTCGTCTTGAGCTCCCGCTGCCAGGCGTCCTTGGCCTGATCACGGCGTGGGTGGCTCAGCGCGGC encodes the following:
- a CDS encoding DUF4291 domain-containing protein gives rise to the protein MFEEQRVPDRQIRAAQTETTLRVYQAYSPSIAEAALEKQTFVEPFKRDRMTWIKPSFRWMAYRCGYGKKPGQERILAIDITREGFEWALAHAALSHPRRDQAKDAWQRELKTSPVRIQWDPERDLHHNAQNFRAIQIGLSGEAVDHYLDEWITTITDVTPVMRDISGLLATDQLHKAVKLVPHEPPYELSSELAAAVDATG